In one window of Mercurialis annua linkage group LG4, ddMerAnnu1.2, whole genome shotgun sequence DNA:
- the LOC126677811 gene encoding uncharacterized protein LOC126677811, with protein MDEKQQHVAAVQKEEEDDRSSESDDLTSEDEGTEDYRRGGYHSVRISDTFKNGRYVVQSKLGWGHFSTVWLAWDTHKSLFVALKVQKSAQHYTEAAMDEITILQQIADGDPDDSKCVVKLLDHFKHSGPNGQHVCMVFEYLGDNLLTLIKYSDYRGMPIHKVKEICYHILVGLDYLHRQLSIIHTDLKPENILLLSMIDPLKDPRKSGASLILPNSNKTVLEVVARLNGDLTRNQKKKIRKKAKRAAQGCVEKEVSAEADVDLETSAADELSPNAKQNGSSAEDQPACSDNTNRRSDADGTKSSGLDNQGNKRGNRSTRQKLMASIDLKCKLVDFGNACWTYKQFTNDIQTRQYRCPEVILGSKYSTSADLWSFACICFELASGDVLFDPHSGDNFDRDEDHLALMMELLGMMPRKIALGGRYSRDFFNRYGDLRHIRRLRFWPLNKVLMEKYEFNEKDANDLADFLIPILDFVPEKRPTAAQCLLHPFISSGPRTLEPSMPTHQNEASEGLKSDVKKLEKDEREAMEKGLGNIAINAESKVVKDSPSGIKLSRAASTK; from the exons ATGGACGAGAAGCAGCAGCATGTGGCGGCGGTACAGAAGGAGGAGGAGGATGATCGGAGCAGCGAGAGCGACGACTTGACGTCGGAGGACGAAGGGACGGAGGATTATCGGCGCGGCGGTTATCACTCTGTGAGAATCAGTGATACTTTTAAAAACGGGCGTTATGTTGTTCAAAGTAAACTCGGCTGGGGTCATTTCTCCACTGTTTGGCTCGCTTGGGACACTCACAAATCT CTATTTGTAGCTTTGAAGGTGCAAAAAAGTGCTCAGCATTACACTGAAGCTGCCATGGACGAGATAACCATATTGCAACAGATTGCTGATGGAGACCCTGACGATAGTAAATGCGTAGTAAAGCTTTTGGATCATTTTAAGCATTCTGGTCCAAATGGACAGCATGTTTGTATGGTTTTTGAGTATTTAGGGGATAATCTCTTAACCCTTATTAAGTATAGTGACTACCGCGGAATGCCTATTCATAAGGTTAAAGAGATATGTTATCACATTTTAGTGGGTTTGGATTATTTGCATAGACAGCTTTCCATTATACATACTGATTTGAAGCCGGAGAACATATTGCTGTTATCGATGATAGACCCATTGAAGGATCCAAGAAAATCGGGTGCTTCCCTTATTCTTCCAAATAGTAACAAAACTGTGCTAGAAGTGGTTGCTAGACTAAATGGAGATTTAACTAGGAATCAGAAGAAAAAGATACGAAAAAAGGCTAAGCGAGCCGCTCAGGGGTGCGTGGAAAAGGAAGTTTCTGCTGAAGCTGATGTGGATCTTGAAACATCTGCTGCGGATGAGTTATCTCCTAATGCTAAACAAAATGGGAGTTCTGCTGAAGATCAGCCTGCTTGTTCTGATAATACAAACAGAAGATCTGATGCTGATGGAACAAAGAGCAGTGGGTTAGACAATCAGGGCAACAAGAGAGGAAATCGCTCCACGAGGCAGAAGCTGATGGCCTCAATTGACCTGAAGTGCAAATTGGTGGATTTTGGAAATGCATGTTGGACATACAAACAGTTCACAAATGATATACAGACGAGACAATACCGGTGTCCAGAGGTGATCCTAGGATCTAAGTACTCTACGTCTGCTGATCTGTGGTCCtttgcttgcatttgttttgagCTTGCATCTGGTGACGTGCTCTTTGATCCCCACAGCGGTGATAACTTTGACAGAGATGAG GACCACTTGGCCCTGATGATGGAGCTCCTTGGAATGATGCCCCGCAAG ATTGCCTTAGGCGGACGCTATTCTCGGGACTTTTTTAATAGATATGGTGATTTGAGGCACATCCGCAGATTGCGATTCTGGCCCTTGAATAAAGTTCTCATGGAGAAGTATGAGTTCAATGAGAAGGATGCAAATGACTTGGCTGATTTCTTGATCCCCATCCTTGATTTTGTCCCTGAGAAACGGCCAACAGCAGCTCAGTGTCTTCTTCATCCATTTATCAGTTCAGGCCCTCGTACGTTAGAGCCTTCTATGCCGACTCATCAGAATGAAGCCTCGGAGGGATTAAAATCTGACGTAAAGAAATTGGAGAAGGATGAGAGAGAGGCAATGGAAAAGGGTCTGGGGAATATTGCAATTAATGCAGAGTCTAAAGTGGTTAAAGATTCCCCATCTGGCATTAAACTCTCCAGGGCAGCTTCAACTAAATAG